In Labeo rohita strain BAU-BD-2019 chromosome 4, IGBB_LRoh.1.0, whole genome shotgun sequence, the DNA window GAGCAGTACATAGGTCAGCACTGTGCACATTGAAGATGAGAGTTCTCTTCCTGTATGTTTATCTGAACTGATGTAACTCTGGATTTCCTCATATAATGAATGATCTTTGAGCTCAAGTAAGCAGTAGAATAGGTTGACTGCAGCTTCATCTGtgatattattgttttgtaattgtttaatGTATTCAGTTGTTTGTCTGATGCTCTCTGTGGTGTCTTTAGTTTGTGTGATCAGGCCTTCAAGCAGGTTCTGACTGGACTCCAGTGAAATTCCCATCAGAAACCGCAGGAACAGGTCCAGATGTCCTCTCTTACTCTGCATTGCTTTATCAGTGGCACTCTTTGTTAACTCATGAAATTTGACTATTTGACTTCTAAAGAAGAAATTACGCTTTTGTCTGACTGTAGTTTGTGAATCTTTAAAGAAAAACTGAAGCTCTCGCATGTTCTTGTTCAGGTAACAGATGAACACATGCACTGCAGCGAGAAACTCTTGAACACTCAGATGCACAAAGCTGAAAACCTTTCTCTCATAAAGTCCATTTTCCTTCTTAAAGATCTCAGCAATCATTCCAGTGAACTCAGTGTCTTTACCCATATTTATACCACATTTTTTCAGATCTTTCTCATAAAACACAATGTTTTCTTGCTTCAGCTGTTCAAAAGCTAGCTTGGCTAATTTCATAATCGTTTTTCTATTTGATTGTAAGAGCTTTGtacattgtctttgtttttttccatcataCTTCTGGTTCTTCATGTTCATCTGTatcagcaggaagtggatgtacatttcagtgAGTGTTGTGCTAATTTTCTCTTCACTGCTCCGGATGAGAATATGCTGAAGTACTGTGGCTGTGATCCAGCAGAACACAGgaatgtggcacatgatgtagagACTACGAGACGTCTTAATGTGTTTGATGATTTTGTCAGCCATAGTCTTATCTCTGATTCTCTTTCTGAAGTACTCCTCCTTCTGCTGGTCAGTGAATCCTCGCATCTCAGTGAACAAACCTACATATTCAGGAGGAATCTGACTGGCTGCTGCTGGTCGTGAGGTCACCCAGACCAGAGCTGATGGAAGCAGATTCCCTTTGACCAGATTCGTAAACAGCACATCTACAGATGATCTTTCATCAACAGTGTTCAATGACCTACTGTAAAAATTCAGAGGCAGACGACTCTCATCAAGTCCATCAAATATAAATGCAAGTTTAGACTCTGTATATAACTGTGATTTCTCCAGGTCCTTCAATCCAGGATAAAACCTTAGCAGAAACTCATGGAAACTGATCTCTCTGTTTTTAATCATGTTGATCTCTCTgaatggaagcagaaacacacagtCTATATCCTGACTGGTTTTtccttcagcccagtccaggatTAATTTGtgcacagaaaatgtttttccaatgccagcaACTCCCTTGGTCAGGACAATCTTCTcctcattcttttttttcagttcattaaATATGTCTTCACATTTGATTGTTTTGTCCTGTGATTTCTGAGTCTTTAGAGCATCATCAATCTTCAGAATCTCATGTTCCTGATTGACATCTTCCATATCTCCCTCTGTGATGAACAGTTCTGTGTAAACAGTCGTGAGGTCTGTGTCTTTTTCTTTGTTGccctcaaaaatatattttgctttcTTCTTCATGTTGGTTTTCTgagttttaaagaagttttgcagctctataaataaaaacaaatacataagaaaaaaaaagaaaagaaaaaaaacagacagattaATTTCATACTGCTGGAAACAGCACTGTACATCCCTGACAACTTAGTTTCAGTGTTACagtttctgaatgttttttatgttctttCCAGATGACTTTTTGGAATGATTCAGATCATCTTAacatcatggtttccacatcATCTAGCACATTAAACAGGATGTGAAGCtgtatttacatgttttgacCTGCTTAAATGAACGTTTGCCTGTGTGATTGTAATCATGTTTTGATGACACTGAGCCCTTGCTCACactatgtttttgtttgaaaacacatttttttctccgTTTTGGCCTTCCATCCACACTGAGATGGCATTTTTGTCAAAGAAAATagctttttgaaaaccaaagtggacacatttgaaaatgcagtttttgtgttgtagtgtggactgtgaaaatgATGCTTTCGAAAATGATgacgcatgtttagtcatgtgacacaTATTGTACTAATAGATATCAATGTTTATGCTGGTATTGTGCCTGTTATGTGCTTTTCACTTACACTGTTGCTAGATATGTTACTTTGTACACCCTTAATATTACAGTCCTGCAAGATGACAGAAAATTTACTCACAGTTGATGTCCTGTGGCAAAACATGAGGGAAGTTGTGTTTTAGATCAAACATATAATGGTGAGTGAGTGTGACCTGGATGCGTCAGTGAATGATGAGGTATttccataaataaaattatcctGCAAAAAGAACTGCATATAAACTTACTATGACTGTTTTGTCTGAGCTTTTATGAGGTTTTACGCATGCACAGTACGGCCAATTTAGTGTTTTCCAATGATTCAGTGTGGATggaaaacttttggaaaacaCTAGTGTGAATggagagcattttaaaatgaaaatgtcattttcaaatgtattcgGATCAATGTAGACATAGCCTGAATCAATTTGGTGacagtgccacctattggttaactttaataaacatcacatttttatgcttttgtaaACTGAGTGTCACTTGggaaacagtgtttttttctatatatttgtatattgtaATTGCTGCTGCAGTTATATTTTCTCTTCTTTCCATTTACAGAAAGTGATTATGTACTTGAGATTTGACCTGCATCAGCTCCAACAGGGACAGATGTGTTCGTATTGCTCTCAGTCTGAGCtgtaagaaagagagagaaatactCACTGAGAAACATAAATCACACAATCACATCAGTAAAGAGGAAAGTTTGTCAAACATCACACTGGTAAACAgtcaatcacattacagccagTGAATGTAACATTACCTTTCTTGTGTTTGTTCTTCAGCTGTTCAGCCAGTTTTTTCTGATTAATCTTTCTCAGGATGCAGACCATGTTCTTCACAGCTTCTTCTGGTCCAAAACAGTCAACCATCTTATCCACTGTTTTTAACCTATCTGCATTCTCCATTTCATACTCTGATATACACTCATGATCGTTCTTTAAGTGCCACTGAAACTTCTTCAGATGATCTTCTTTCAGTTTCTCCAGTGAGTTCAGGAGCAGCTCTTCAACAGATGCCATTGTCCTTCATTGATTCACAGCTGCAGGATGAGAAGAAAAAGATCTAAAGTAGTTTCACTCTTAACATGGGGATCTAAGCGCTcaaatgggtaacactttaaagcagtggttctcaactttTTTTGGGCCAGCGTCCCCCTAGCCAGTATTCAGGTCCCTCAACGCCCCCATCAAATAAAACATAGTTTAATAGTCCTCACTAAATATGAaagctgattattattattttgtgtttataatgaggactgttaatatattgttaatatatttacagtaattcatGTATGGAgtcattgtgattttttttttttttttaaagaaattactttaattcaaggatgcattgaattgcatttgaaaaaagaaaaaacagtgaagtacttttgtacagtattcATTTACAGAGTTTATAAGCATGTTGGTGATTATCATTGCTACAGCTTCAGTGTTGTTGCAATGCTGATACCTTGTTGCcccaaatttaaaatgactaaataaaaatttgtttaaaacatatccacatggacatttttacagaagagattttaattcattctttcattcttggAACTCCTGAACATCCTTTTTACTGCTGTGATGTTTGGATGTTTTTGAGAGTATATTGAATTCCCTTTTTTTTCTGGCATAGTGGACATGGTTATTTTGGTGGgtaaataccacatttacaTATGAAAATGGAAGAAATGTAAACCActatatttcatacattttgtgagaataaagtttgCTTACAAATACTTTAAAGAAAACTTGGTACAATCCTATTTCTAGAAAAGTTgggatgttttttaaaattataaaatctgtgatttgttaATTCTATTTAACTTGAAACAGTTCACAGAAGGAAGGTGAACTGGTAATAGGTGAGAGTGTCATGTTTGGGTGTAAAAGGAGCTTCTCAGTCTTTGTGAGCAAAGCTGGATCATGGttcaaatttgtttatattaacaataaaattaagttggccagtgaaaacactggatttttttctttgtacttcagtcaattaaataaagattaagGAGAAGAAATGAAatatggcatttcacaaaaccTCCCAACTCttctggaattggggttgtagAAAGATGGGAAAAAATATGctcctcattttcaaaatagtaa includes these proteins:
- the LOC127164508 gene encoding NLR family CARD domain-containing protein 3 — translated: MASVEELLLNSLEKLKEDHLKKFQWHLKNDHECISEYEMENADRLKTVDKMVDCFGPEEAVKNMVCILRKINQKKLAEQLKNKHKKAQTESNTNTSVPVGADAELQNFFKTQKTNMKKKAKYIFEGNKEKDTDLTTVYTELFITEGDMEDVNQEHEILKIDDALKTQKSQDKTIKCEDIFNELKKKNEEKIVLTKGVAGIGKTFSVHKLILDWAEGKTSQDIDCVFLLPFREINMIKNREISFHEFLLRFYPGLKDLEKSQLYTESKLAFIFDGLDESRLPLNFYSRSLNTVDERSSVDVLFTNLVKGNLLPSALVWVTSRPAAASQIPPEYVGLFTEMRGFTDQQKEEYFRKRIRDKTMADKIIKHIKTSRSLYIMCHIPVFCWITATVLQHILIRSSEEKISTTLTEMYIHFLLIQMNMKNQKYDGKKQRQCTKLLQSNRKTIMKLAKLAFEQLKQENIVFYEKDLKKCGINMGKDTEFTGMIAEIFKKENGLYERKVFSFVHLSVQEFLAAVHVFICYLNKNMRELQFFFKDSQTTVRQKRNFFFRSQIVKFHELTKSATDKAMQSKRGHLDLFLRFLMGISLESSQNLLEGLITQTKDTTESIRQTTEYIKQLQNNNITDEAAVNLFYCLLELKDHSLYEEIQSYISSDKHTGRELSSSMCTVLTYVLLMSEKVVDEFSPKTFTSSPADYKRLIPAMRCCRKALLCGCKLTAPSCESLSSALQFSNCVLK